From Streptomyces sp. HUAS MG91, the proteins below share one genomic window:
- a CDS encoding MTH1187 family thiamine-binding protein: protein MIVAFSVTPLGVGEDVGEYVADAVRVVRESGLPHRTDAMFTSVEGEWDEVMDVVKRAVAVVEERAPRVSVVMKADIRPGVTDGLTSKVATVERYLAG, encoded by the coding sequence ATGATCGTCGCTTTCTCCGTGACGCCGCTCGGGGTCGGTGAGGACGTGGGGGAGTACGTCGCCGACGCCGTGCGGGTGGTTCGTGAGTCGGGGCTGCCCCACCGGACCGATGCGATGTTCACGTCGGTCGAGGGGGAGTGGGACGAGGTGATGGACGTCGTGAAGCGGGCCGTCGCCGTGGTCGAGGAGCGTGCTCCCCGGGTCTCCGTGGTCATGAAGGCCGACATCCGCCCCGGCGTCACCGACGGCTTGACCTCGAAGGTCGCCACCGTGGAGCGGTATCTCGCCGGCTGA
- a CDS encoding AIM24 family protein, with amino-acid sequence MPASFREINSKMVEATVVPGQRLYSQRGAMLAYKGDVSFTPNVQGGQGGLMSMIGRRVANEATPLMTVEGSGTVLFGHGGHHVQVITLSGDTLYVEADRLLAFDGALQQGTMFMGSQGGVMGMVRGQVTGQGLFTTTLKGHGAVAVMAHGGVIEVPITPNNPVHVDPQAYVAHHGDVRNKLSTALGWRDMVGRGSGEAFQLELSGSGAVCVQASEEKL; translated from the coding sequence ATGCCGGCGAGCTTCCGTGAGATCAACTCGAAGATGGTCGAGGCGACCGTCGTGCCCGGGCAGCGGCTCTACAGCCAGCGCGGCGCGATGCTCGCGTACAAGGGGGACGTCTCCTTCACCCCCAACGTGCAGGGCGGACAGGGGGGACTGATGTCGATGATCGGGCGGCGGGTGGCGAACGAGGCGACGCCGCTGATGACGGTCGAGGGCAGCGGCACGGTGCTGTTCGGGCACGGCGGGCATCACGTGCAGGTGATCACCCTCTCCGGCGACACCCTGTACGTGGAGGCGGACCGGCTGCTCGCCTTCGACGGGGCGCTGCAGCAGGGGACCATGTTCATGGGCTCCCAGGGCGGGGTGATGGGCATGGTGCGCGGGCAGGTCACCGGGCAGGGCCTCTTCACGACGACGCTCAAGGGGCACGGGGCGGTCGCGGTGATGGCGCACGGCGGGGTCATCGAGGTGCCGATCACCCCGAACAACCCGGTGCACGTCGACCCGCAGGCCTACGTCGCCCACCACGGCGACGTGCGCAACAAGCTGTCGACGGCGCTCGGCTGGCGGGACATGGTGGGCCGCGGCAGCGGCGAGGCGTTCCAGCTGGAGCTGAGCGGGAGCGGTGCGGTGTGCGTACAGGCGTCGGAGGAGAAGCTGTGA
- the mce gene encoding methylmalonyl-CoA epimerase, with amino-acid sequence MLTRIDHIGIACHDLDATVEFYRATYGFEVFHTEINEEQGVREAMLKINETSDGGASYLQLLEPTREDSAVGKWLAKNGEGVHHIAFGTADVDADADAIRGKGVRVLYDEPRRGSMGSRITFLHPKDCHGVLTELVTSAPQESADH; translated from the coding sequence ATGCTGACGCGAATCGACCACATCGGGATCGCCTGCCACGACCTCGACGCGACCGTCGAGTTCTACCGGGCCACGTACGGCTTCGAGGTGTTCCACACCGAGATCAACGAAGAGCAGGGCGTGCGCGAGGCCATGCTCAAGATCAATGAGACCAGTGACGGCGGGGCCTCCTACCTCCAGCTCCTGGAACCGACCCGCGAGGACTCCGCGGTGGGCAAGTGGCTGGCCAAGAACGGCGAGGGCGTGCACCACATCGCCTTCGGTACGGCCGATGTCGACGCCGACGCCGACGCCATCAGGGGCAAGGGCGTACGCGTCCTGTACGACGAGCCCCGGCGGGGTTCGATGGGGTCGCGCATCACGTTCCTGCACCCCAAGGACTGTCACGGCGTACTGACCGAACTCGTCACCTCCGCACCCCAGGAGTCGGCCGACCACTGA
- a CDS encoding acetyl-CoA C-acetyltransferase produces the protein MSGTTGTTSVIVAGARTPMGRLLGSLKSFSGADLGGFAIKAAIDRAGIGGDQVQYVIMGQVLQAGAGQIPARQAAVKAGIPMNVPALTINKVCLSGLDAIALADQLIRAGEFDVVVAGGQESMTNAPHLLPKSREGYKYGAVEMLDAMAYDGLTDSFENIPMGASTEKHNTRLGIARPEQDEVAALSHQRAAAAQKNGLFEAEITPVEIPQRKGDPVLFSKDEGIRAETTAESLGKLRPAFAKDGTITAGTSSQISDGAAAVVVMSKAKAEELGLDWIAEIGAHGNVAGPDNSLQSQPSNAIQHALKKEGIGVADLDLIEINEAFAAVAVQSMKDLGVSSEKVNVNGGAIALGHPIGMSGARIVLHLALELKRRGGGVGAAALCGGGGQGDALVLRVPKA, from the coding sequence ATGTCTGGAACGACCGGTACCACCTCAGTGATCGTCGCGGGCGCGCGCACGCCCATGGGACGGCTGCTGGGTTCCCTCAAGTCCTTCTCCGGAGCCGACCTCGGCGGCTTCGCGATCAAGGCCGCCATCGACCGTGCGGGGATCGGTGGCGACCAGGTGCAGTACGTGATCATGGGCCAGGTGCTCCAGGCCGGGGCGGGGCAGATCCCGGCGCGCCAGGCCGCGGTCAAGGCGGGCATCCCGATGAACGTCCCGGCGCTCACGATCAACAAGGTCTGCCTGTCCGGCCTCGACGCCATCGCCCTCGCCGACCAGCTGATCCGCGCGGGTGAGTTCGACGTCGTGGTCGCGGGCGGCCAGGAGTCGATGACGAACGCCCCGCACCTCCTCCCGAAGTCCCGCGAGGGCTACAAGTACGGCGCGGTCGAGATGCTCGACGCCATGGCGTACGACGGCCTGACGGACTCCTTCGAGAACATCCCCATGGGCGCCTCGACGGAGAAGCACAACACCCGCCTCGGCATCGCCCGCCCCGAGCAGGACGAGGTGGCCGCCCTCTCGCACCAGCGGGCCGCCGCCGCGCAGAAGAACGGCCTGTTCGAGGCCGAGATCACGCCCGTCGAGATCCCGCAGCGCAAGGGCGACCCGGTCCTGTTCAGCAAGGACGAGGGCATCCGCGCCGAGACCACCGCGGAGTCCCTCGGCAAGCTGCGCCCCGCCTTCGCCAAGGACGGGACGATCACGGCCGGCACGTCCTCGCAGATCTCGGACGGCGCCGCCGCCGTGGTCGTCATGAGCAAGGCCAAGGCCGAGGAGCTGGGCCTGGACTGGATCGCGGAGATCGGCGCGCACGGCAACGTGGCGGGGCCGGACAACTCGCTCCAGTCCCAGCCCTCGAACGCGATCCAGCACGCCCTCAAGAAGGAGGGCATCGGCGTCGCGGATCTTGATCTGATCGAGATCAACGAGGCGTTCGCGGCCGTCGCCGTGCAGTCAATGAAGGACCTCGGCGTGTCCTCGGAAAAGGTGAACGTCAACGGCGGCGCCATTGCCCTGGGTCACCCGATCGGGATGTCCGGCGCGCGCATCGTGCTGCACCTCGCCCTCGAACTGAAGCGGCGCGGCGGCGGTGTCGGCGCGGCCGCGCTGTGCGGTGGCGGCGGTCAGGGTGACGCGCTCGTGCTGCGGGTACCCAAGGCGTAA
- a CDS encoding AIM24 family protein, whose protein sequence is MPAGPVIHDPRTLPVDDNVNAYTFCVELKSSQWFLQKGKMIAYYGRMEFNGIGHGRLDRLVRTSFHSPLHASDWVVAEGSGKMLLADRAFDVNSYDLDDGNLTIRAGNLLAFQPSLSLKQSIVPGFLTLIGSGKFVAASNGPVVFMEPPIRVDPQALVGWADCPSPCHHYDHGYLTGVIGGLRAMTGIGGVSGEEHQFEFVGAGTVLLQSSEALMPEPATGDVPHQAGVPGGGPGPGAGPSPTPRLPGQLGDLQRRFGL, encoded by the coding sequence ATGCCCGCGGGCCCGGTGATCCACGACCCCAGAACGCTGCCGGTCGACGACAACGTCAACGCGTACACCTTCTGCGTGGAACTGAAGAGCAGTCAGTGGTTCCTGCAGAAGGGCAAGATGATCGCCTACTACGGGCGGATGGAGTTCAACGGCATCGGGCACGGTCGGCTCGACCGGCTGGTGCGCACCTCGTTCCACTCGCCGCTGCACGCGAGCGACTGGGTGGTGGCGGAGGGCAGCGGCAAGATGCTCCTCGCGGACCGGGCCTTCGACGTCAACTCCTACGACCTGGACGACGGCAACCTGACCATCCGCGCGGGCAATCTGCTCGCTTTTCAGCCAAGTCTCTCGCTCAAGCAGTCCATCGTGCCCGGCTTTCTCACACTCATTGGCAGTGGCAAATTCGTCGCGGCTTCAAACGGTCCGGTCGTCTTCATGGAGCCGCCGATCCGCGTTGATCCACAGGCACTGGTCGGCTGGGCCGACTGTCCGTCGCCCTGCCATCACTACGACCACGGCTACCTGACGGGCGTCATAGGCGGTCTACGTGCGATGACGGGGATCGGCGGAGTCAGCGGCGAGGAGCACCAGTTCGAATTCGTGGGCGCGGGGACGGTGCTGCTTCAGTCGAGCGAGGCGCTGATGCCGGAGCCCGCGACGGGTGACGTACCTCACCAAGCGGGCGTTCCGGGCGGCGGTCCGGGACCGGGCGCGGGTCCGTCACCGACACCGAGGCTTCCCGGACAGCTCGGAGACCTCCAGCGTCGCTTCGGGCTGTGA
- a CDS encoding response regulator transcription factor, translating to MEDEKRLAVSLAKGLTAEGYAVDVVHDGLEGLHRASESPYDLIVLDIMLPGMNGYRVCAALRAAGNDVPILMLTAKDGEYDEAEGLDTGADDYLTKPFSYVVLVARVKALLRRRGSAGRANPVHTVGPYAVDTAARRVTHADDGEVPLTAKEFAVLEQLVARAGEVVSKGDILEHVWDFAYEGDPNIVEVYVSALRRKLGASLIRTVRGAGYRLEIPR from the coding sequence GTGGAGGACGAGAAGCGCCTCGCCGTGTCGCTCGCCAAAGGGCTGACCGCCGAGGGGTACGCCGTCGACGTGGTCCACGACGGCCTCGAAGGACTGCACCGCGCGAGCGAGTCGCCGTACGACCTGATCGTCCTGGACATCATGCTGCCCGGCATGAACGGCTACCGGGTCTGCGCCGCCCTGCGCGCCGCCGGGAACGACGTGCCGATCCTGATGCTCACCGCCAAGGACGGCGAGTACGACGAGGCCGAGGGGCTGGACACGGGCGCCGACGACTACCTCACCAAGCCGTTCTCGTACGTCGTGCTCGTCGCGCGTGTGAAGGCGCTGCTGCGGCGGCGCGGCAGCGCGGGCCGGGCCAACCCCGTGCACACTGTCGGTCCGTACGCCGTGGACACCGCCGCGCGCCGGGTCACGCACGCCGACGACGGCGAAGTGCCGCTCACCGCGAAGGAGTTCGCGGTGCTCGAACAGCTCGTCGCGCGGGCCGGCGAGGTGGTCTCCAAGGGCGACATCCTGGAACACGTGTGGGACTTCGCCTACGAGGGCGATCCGAACATCGTCGAGGTCTACGTCAGCGCCCTGCGCCGCAAGCTCGGCGCGTCCCTCATCCGGACCGTGCGCGGCGCCGGCTACCGGCTGGAGATCCCGCGATGA
- a CDS encoding MarR family transcriptional regulator has product METETATRWLTDEEQCAWRTHLEVNRLLNYQLEKDLQPFGLTMNDYEILVNLSEADEHRMRMSDLAAATLQSKSRLSHQITRMENGGLVRRENCESDRRGLYTVLTDFGLETMRKVAPFHVASVRQHFVDLVSPQELSDLHKALTPIADHLRSQRGKP; this is encoded by the coding sequence ATGGAGACCGAGACGGCCACGCGGTGGCTGACCGACGAGGAACAGTGCGCCTGGCGCACCCACCTGGAGGTCAACAGGCTGCTGAACTACCAGCTGGAGAAAGACCTCCAGCCCTTCGGCCTGACGATGAACGACTACGAGATTCTGGTGAACCTCTCCGAGGCGGATGAGCACCGGATGCGGATGAGCGACCTGGCTGCGGCGACCCTGCAGTCCAAGAGCCGGCTCTCGCACCAGATCACCCGGATGGAGAACGGGGGGCTGGTCCGCCGCGAGAACTGCGAGTCCGACCGGCGCGGCCTGTACACGGTCCTCACCGACTTCGGCCTGGAGACCATGCGGAAGGTCGCCCCGTTCCATGTGGCGTCCGTGCGACAGCACTTCGTCGACCTGGTCTCGCCGCAGGAGCTGAGCGACCTCCACAAGGCGCTCACGCCCATCGCCGACCACCTGCGTTCGCAACGCGGCAAACCGTGA
- a CDS encoding AIM24 family protein has protein sequence MATFRLQGSKMLAVDMTGDSVKAKNGSMVAYDGRMAFKKLSGGGEGIRGMVTRRITGEQMTVMEVKGQGTCWFADRASEINLVGLQGDKLWVEASNLLCTDAGLRTGTSFTGMRGASQGNGLFTTTVEGHGQAAIMSDGPAVVLRVSRDYPLTVDPGAYIAHQGNLRQSFQSGVTFRTFLGEGGGEAFQILFEGDGLVYVQPSERNTIAGDV, from the coding sequence GTGGCAACGTTCCGGCTGCAGGGCAGCAAGATGCTCGCCGTCGACATGACGGGCGACAGCGTCAAGGCGAAGAACGGTTCGATGGTCGCGTACGACGGCCGTATGGCGTTCAAGAAGCTGAGCGGGGGTGGCGAGGGGATACGGGGGATGGTGACCCGCCGCATCACGGGTGAGCAGATGACCGTGATGGAGGTGAAGGGCCAGGGCACCTGCTGGTTCGCGGACCGGGCCAGCGAGATCAACCTGGTCGGTCTGCAGGGGGACAAGCTCTGGGTCGAGGCGAGCAATCTGCTGTGCACGGACGCGGGACTGCGCACCGGCACCAGTTTCACGGGGATGCGCGGCGCCTCCCAGGGCAACGGACTGTTCACGACGACCGTCGAGGGACACGGCCAGGCCGCGATCATGAGCGACGGCCCGGCGGTGGTGCTGCGCGTCAGCCGCGACTACCCGCTGACGGTCGACCCCGGCGCCTACATCGCGCACCAGGGGAATCTGCGGCAGTCGTTCCAGTCGGGCGTCACCTTCCGCACCTTCCTGGGAGAAGGCGGCGGCGAGGCGTTCCAGATCCTCTTCGAGGGGGACGGGCTGGTCTACGTACAGCCCAGTGAGCGCAACACGATCGCGGGGGATGTCTGA
- a CDS encoding cellulose synthase catalytic subunit, with protein MRPEGYDYDTYSRLAGPLTEPPADGYRVQYTSLLSREPHRIRAILLMTLAPVLTGILLVYLVWPSHWVEREGGARWLVQLDIVMLVSIGLIELFMVVNVISIAHATMVARDPVPVRPEPGTRVAFLTTYVPGKEPLAMVRATLEGAVRITHDGPLDVWLLDEGDDPRARALCAELGVRHFTRHGVEEWNRAKGAHKTRTKHGNYNAWLAAHHADYDFFASVDTDHVPVPEFLERMLGYFRDPDVAFVVGPQVYGNYDSPVTKAAESQQFLFHALIQRAGNRYRAPMFVGTNNVVRISALKQIGGFVDSITEDMATGFEIHRHANPATGVKWRSVYTPDVLAVGEGPASWTDFFTQQLRWSRGTYETLFKQYWKAPFSMPAGRLFSYSMMLVYYPMTAVNWLLGVLSCVLFLWFGASGTQVSASVWLMLYSDAAALQIGLYLWNRRHNVSPHEPEGSGGLAGMAMSAISAPIYLKSLGAALLRRPSRFVVTPKGGDATADRMLTFRIHLFWAGVLAVSLAASVVLDHTHVAMRTWAVLALCIALAPPVVWSVAQRRAAAALAGSGTTAPAEKPEPALAGPRVSSTSTGGN; from the coding sequence GTGCGGCCTGAGGGCTATGACTACGACACCTACAGCAGACTGGCGGGCCCGCTCACCGAGCCGCCCGCCGACGGCTACCGGGTGCAGTACACCTCACTCCTCTCCCGTGAACCCCACCGAATACGCGCGATCCTGCTGATGACGCTCGCCCCGGTGCTCACCGGGATCCTGCTCGTCTATCTGGTGTGGCCCAGCCACTGGGTGGAGCGTGAGGGCGGCGCCCGCTGGCTCGTCCAGCTCGACATCGTGATGCTGGTGTCGATCGGCCTCATCGAGCTGTTCATGGTCGTCAACGTCATCTCCATCGCCCACGCGACGATGGTGGCCAGGGACCCCGTCCCGGTCCGCCCCGAACCCGGCACCCGGGTCGCGTTCCTGACGACGTACGTGCCCGGCAAGGAACCCCTGGCGATGGTGCGCGCCACGCTGGAGGGTGCCGTCCGCATCACCCACGACGGCCCGCTCGACGTGTGGCTGCTCGACGAGGGCGACGACCCCCGGGCCCGCGCCCTCTGCGCCGAGCTGGGCGTCCGGCACTTCACGCGGCACGGCGTCGAGGAGTGGAACCGCGCCAAGGGCGCCCACAAGACCCGTACCAAGCACGGCAACTACAACGCCTGGCTCGCCGCGCACCACGCCGACTACGACTTCTTCGCGTCCGTCGACACCGACCACGTACCGGTGCCGGAGTTCCTGGAGCGGATGCTGGGCTACTTCCGCGACCCGGACGTCGCGTTCGTCGTCGGGCCGCAGGTCTACGGCAACTACGACTCACCGGTCACCAAGGCCGCCGAGTCCCAGCAGTTCCTCTTCCACGCGCTGATCCAGCGGGCCGGCAACCGCTACCGGGCCCCCATGTTCGTCGGCACCAACAACGTCGTGCGGATCAGCGCCCTGAAGCAGATCGGCGGCTTCGTCGACTCGATCACCGAGGACATGGCGACCGGGTTCGAGATCCACCGGCACGCCAACCCGGCCACCGGCGTCAAGTGGCGCTCGGTCTACACCCCCGACGTGCTCGCCGTCGGTGAGGGTCCCGCCTCCTGGACGGACTTCTTCACCCAGCAGCTGCGCTGGTCGCGCGGGACGTACGAGACGCTGTTCAAGCAGTACTGGAAGGCGCCGTTCAGCATGCCGGCCGGCCGCCTCTTCTCGTACTCGATGATGCTCGTCTACTACCCGATGACGGCCGTCAACTGGCTCCTCGGCGTGCTGAGCTGCGTGCTGTTCCTCTGGTTCGGCGCGTCCGGCACCCAGGTCTCCGCCTCCGTGTGGCTGATGCTCTACAGCGACGCCGCGGCCCTCCAGATCGGGCTGTACCTGTGGAACCGGCGGCACAACGTCTCGCCGCACGAGCCCGAGGGCTCCGGCGGTCTCGCGGGCATGGCCATGTCGGCGATCTCCGCGCCGATCTACCTCAAGTCGCTGGGCGCCGCGCTGCTGCGCCGCCCGTCCCGCTTCGTCGTCACCCCGAAGGGCGGCGACGCCACCGCAGACCGGATGCTGACCTTCCGCATCCATCTCTTCTGGGCGGGCGTGCTGGCCGTGTCGCTGGCCGCGTCGGTCGTCCTCGACCACACGCACGTGGCCATGCGGACCTGGGCGGTCCTCGCCCTGTGCATCGCCCTCGCGCCCCCGGTGGTGTGGAGCGTCGCGCAGCGCCGCGCGGCGGCCGCGCTCGCCGGGTCCGGGACGACGGCGCCGGCTGAGAAGCCCGAGCCCGCCCTCGCCGGCCCGCGGGTCTCCAGCACGAGCACAGGAGGGAACTGA
- a CDS encoding PepSY domain-containing protein has translation MKRRTTVISAIAAVALIGGGTATAVALSDDSGSGAAAKSSVRIKDDNVSDARENADEAKGARITAEEAIAAALKHTPGVAAEADLDSDDGRLVWDVDVIGSARHHVEIDPGTGKVLGSHVEKDDDDDPARVAAGLKNAPVSASDAARAAAAKGTVTSVDADDDARSVTAWEVETTSADGTQHDWHVDLRSGAVTVDHRGGDDDHGDDD, from the coding sequence ATGAAGCGCCGTACGACCGTCATCTCCGCCATCGCCGCCGTCGCGCTGATCGGCGGCGGAACCGCCACGGCGGTCGCCCTCTCCGACGACAGCGGGTCGGGCGCCGCAGCGAAGTCGAGTGTGCGGATCAAGGACGACAACGTCAGTGACGCCCGGGAGAACGCCGACGAGGCCAAGGGCGCCCGGATCACGGCCGAGGAAGCGATCGCCGCCGCCCTGAAGCACACCCCGGGCGTCGCGGCCGAGGCGGACCTCGACTCCGACGACGGCCGGCTCGTGTGGGACGTCGACGTGATCGGCTCCGCCCGCCACCATGTCGAGATCGACCCCGGCACGGGGAAGGTGCTGGGCTCGCACGTCGAGAAGGATGACGACGACGATCCCGCGCGGGTCGCCGCCGGGCTGAAGAACGCGCCGGTCTCGGCCTCGGACGCGGCCCGGGCCGCCGCCGCGAAGGGGACGGTGACCTCGGTGGACGCCGATGACGACGCCCGCTCGGTGACGGCGTGGGAGGTCGAGACGACGTCGGCGGACGGGACGCAGCACGACTGGCACGTGGACCTCCGGTCGGGGGCCGTGACCGTGGATCACCGGGGTGGCGACGACGACCACGGTGACGACGACTGA
- the meaB gene encoding methylmalonyl Co-A mutase-associated GTPase MeaB produces MQDVPTLVAQAREGRPRAVARLISLVEGASPQLREVMAALAPLTGNAYVVGLTGSPGVGKSTSTSALVSAYRRAGKRVGVLAVDPSSPFSGGALLGDRVRMSEHASDPGVYIRSMATRGHLGGLAWAAPQAIRVLDAAGCDVVLVETVGVGQSEVEIASQADTSVVLLAPGMGDGIQAAKAGILEIGDVYVVNKADRDGADATARELNHMLGLGESRAPGDWRPPIVKTVAARGEGIDEVVEALEKHRAWMEEHGVLSERRVARASREVETIAVTALRERIGDLRGDRRLGALAERIVSGDLDPYRAADELVEGLTHGS; encoded by the coding sequence ATGCAGGACGTCCCCACGCTGGTCGCCCAGGCGAGAGAGGGCAGGCCGCGGGCCGTGGCCCGGCTGATCTCGCTGGTGGAGGGGGCGTCCCCGCAGCTGCGCGAGGTCATGGCCGCGCTCGCCCCGCTGACGGGGAACGCGTACGTGGTCGGGCTCACCGGATCGCCGGGGGTCGGCAAGTCGACGTCCACGTCGGCGCTGGTCAGCGCGTACCGCAGGGCCGGGAAGCGGGTCGGCGTCCTGGCCGTCGACCCGTCGTCGCCGTTCAGCGGGGGCGCGCTGCTCGGCGACCGGGTGCGGATGTCCGAGCACGCCTCCGATCCCGGGGTCTACATCCGCTCGATGGCCACGCGCGGGCACCTGGGCGGGCTCGCCTGGGCCGCGCCGCAGGCGATCCGGGTGCTCGACGCCGCCGGGTGCGACGTGGTGCTGGTGGAGACGGTCGGCGTCGGGCAGTCCGAGGTCGAGATCGCCTCCCAGGCCGATACGAGCGTGGTGCTGCTCGCGCCCGGGATGGGCGACGGGATCCAGGCGGCCAAGGCCGGGATCCTGGAGATCGGTGACGTGTACGTCGTCAACAAGGCCGACCGGGACGGCGCCGACGCCACCGCGCGCGAGCTGAACCACATGCTGGGGCTCGGGGAGTCCCGGGCGCCCGGTGACTGGCGGCCGCCCATCGTGAAGACCGTCGCGGCGCGGGGCGAGGGGATCGACGAGGTGGTCGAGGCGCTGGAGAAGCACCGGGCGTGGATGGAGGAGCACGGGGTGCTCTCCGAGCGGCGGGTGGCCCGCGCGTCCCGCGAGGTCGAGACGATCGCGGTGACCGCCCTTCGTGAGCGGATCGGTGACCTTCGTGGTGACCGCCGCCTCGGTGCCCTGGCCGAGCGCATCGTCTCCGGCGACCTCGATCCTTACCGGGCCGCCGACGAACTGGTCGAGGGCCTCACTCACGGCAGCTGA
- a CDS encoding HAMP domain-containing sensor histidine kinase: MKRRLLGSVRSRAALAATLVVAVALVAAGAAVLLALRDNLGEQASAGADSAARRVATSLVGGVAPDSLDLDDEDHPVQVVDDDGRLIAATEDLERISGAGTDAVKPVAARRDDDGDDDRHGGRGGGGDDDGAGGTVSGSTDYSDGSATVDGDSAAYRFAEVHVDDTAYGDLTVYAGSSLAAEQSAVTTTKTAMLIGFPLLLVVVGGVTYVVTRRALRPVEGIRAEMAAITASQDLGRRVPQPDTHDEVARLAATTNETLAALQESVERQRRFVADASHELRSPIASLRTQLEVGAAHPELLDVPGAVEDTVRLQELAADLLLLARLDAGERPGGGEVDLAALAREELSQRTGDRLPVTVESARSARVTGSRGQLARVLGNLVDNAQRHARTEVVVDVGVEGGAAVLTVADDGAGVPAEERERIFERFVRLDDARSRDGGGAGLGLAIARDVAVRHGGTLTVRAAPQGGALFELRLPAN; encoded by the coding sequence ATGAAGCGGCGTCTCCTCGGCTCCGTACGGTCGCGTGCCGCCCTCGCCGCCACCCTCGTCGTCGCCGTGGCCCTGGTCGCGGCCGGTGCCGCCGTGCTGCTCGCCCTGCGCGACAACCTCGGCGAACAGGCCTCGGCGGGCGCCGACTCCGCCGCGCGCCGGGTCGCCACCTCTCTGGTCGGCGGGGTCGCGCCCGACAGCCTCGACCTCGACGACGAGGACCATCCGGTGCAGGTCGTCGACGACGACGGCAGGCTGATCGCCGCCACCGAGGACCTGGAGCGGATCTCCGGCGCCGGGACGGACGCCGTCAAGCCGGTCGCCGCCCGGCGGGACGACGACGGGGACGACGACCGGCACGGCGGCCGGGGCGGGGGCGGTGACGACGACGGCGCCGGCGGCACGGTCTCCGGCTCCACCGACTACTCCGACGGCAGCGCCACCGTGGACGGCGACAGCGCCGCCTACCGGTTCGCCGAGGTGCACGTCGACGACACCGCGTACGGCGATCTGACCGTGTACGCGGGTTCCTCGCTGGCCGCCGAGCAGAGCGCCGTGACGACGACGAAGACCGCCATGCTGATCGGCTTCCCGCTGCTGCTCGTGGTCGTCGGCGGCGTCACGTATGTGGTGACCCGGCGCGCGCTGCGGCCCGTCGAGGGCATCCGCGCCGAGATGGCCGCGATCACCGCCTCGCAGGACCTCGGCCGCCGGGTGCCGCAGCCGGACACGCACGACGAGGTCGCCCGGCTGGCCGCGACCACCAACGAGACGCTGGCCGCGCTCCAGGAGTCGGTCGAGCGGCAGCGGCGGTTCGTCGCCGACGCCTCGCACGAGCTGCGCAGCCCCATCGCCTCGCTGCGCACCCAGCTGGAGGTCGGCGCCGCCCATCCGGAGCTGCTGGACGTCCCCGGCGCCGTCGAGGACACGGTGCGGCTCCAGGAACTCGCCGCGGACCTGCTGCTGCTAGCCCGGCTCGACGCGGGGGAGCGGCCCGGCGGCGGTGAAGTGGATCTGGCGGCCCTGGCGCGCGAGGAGCTGTCCCAGCGCACCGGCGACCGGCTGCCCGTCACGGTGGAGTCGGCGCGGTCCGCCCGGGTCACCGGCTCGCGCGGGCAGCTGGCCCGGGTGCTCGGCAATCTCGTGGACAACGCACAGCGGCACGCACGCACGGAGGTCGTCGTCGACGTGGGCGTCGAGGGGGGAGCGGCGGTCCTCACCGTCGCGGACGACGGCGCCGGGGTGCCGGCGGAGGAGCGCGAGCGGATCTTCGAGCGGTTCGTCCGGCTCGACGACGCGCGCTCCCGGGACGGGGGCGGGGCGGGTCTCGGACTGGCCATCGCCCGGGATGTGGCCGTGCGGCACGGCGGCACCCTCACGGTGCGCGCCGCGCCGCAGGGCGGGGCACTTTTCGAGCTGCGGCTGCCCGCGAACTGA
- a CDS encoding DUF3817 domain-containing protein, whose protein sequence is MDIKTASAIRRLRLVSAPEAVSFILLLVCSVLKRTTDFNAVPVMGMVHGVLFVLYVVFWLDAWNRAKWGFGRGALYFVLSVLPTGGFFAERKLKRESESAVDAAIAARARQEGIVNA, encoded by the coding sequence GTGGACATCAAGACCGCCTCCGCCATCCGCCGCCTCCGCCTGGTCTCCGCGCCCGAGGCCGTCTCCTTCATCCTGCTGCTGGTCTGCTCGGTGCTGAAGCGCACGACGGACTTCAACGCGGTGCCCGTCATGGGCATGGTGCACGGCGTGCTGTTCGTGCTGTACGTCGTCTTCTGGCTGGACGCCTGGAACCGCGCGAAGTGGGGCTTCGGCCGGGGCGCGCTGTACTTCGTCCTGTCGGTGCTGCCCACCGGCGGCTTCTTCGCCGAGCGCAAGCTGAAGCGGGAGTCGGAGAGCGCCGTCGACGCGGCGATCGCGGCCCGCGCCCGTCAGGAAGGGATCGTGAACGCATGA